One Methylobacterium sp. 77 DNA window includes the following coding sequences:
- a CDS encoding response regulator, which translates to MSIMEGRRVLLVEDESLVAMLAEDMLLDLGFEVVVAMRLEQALRHLQAGEFDLAILDVNLGESRSYPVADVLFERCIPFLFATGYGTAGVEQAYRTVPVMQKPYRKEEMEAQLQHILTCEGIAQKSDTGARLFACGCTPLSKASGPTQIRAD; encoded by the coding sequence ATGAGCATCATGGAAGGGCGCCGCGTTCTGCTGGTGGAAGACGAGAGTTTGGTGGCGATGCTCGCCGAGGACATGCTGCTCGATCTCGGCTTCGAGGTCGTGGTCGCCATGCGCCTCGAACAGGCGCTGAGACACTTGCAGGCGGGCGAGTTCGATCTGGCCATCCTCGACGTGAATCTCGGTGAGTCGCGCAGCTATCCCGTGGCCGACGTGCTGTTCGAGCGCTGCATCCCGTTCCTGTTCGCGACGGGTTATGGCACCGCCGGCGTGGAACAGGCCTACCGGACCGTACCGGTGATGCAGAAGCCGTATCGGAAGGAGGAGATGGAGGCCCAGCTGCAGCATATCCTCACCTGTGAGGGGATCGCGCAGAAATCCGATACCGGCGCCCGACTGTTCGCGTGCGGCTGCACGCCTCTTTCGAAGGCGTCCGGCCCAACGCAGATCAGGGCGGATTGA
- a CDS encoding GMC family oxidoreductase, which translates to MRRHATTDIVDVVVIGTGAGGAPVLARLAAAGLKLVALEAGPNFDPARFAFDETLADEIYWTEERLSGGSTPEAFGANNSGTGVGGSTLHWGAFTPRADARDMRLHSETGRGVDWPIDHDALLPFYERVEAFIGVSGPAEYPWDPSRRYPLAPVPRNAPAQIMAKACDRLGIRNTDSPAAVVSRDFAQEGGALRHACINCGYCHQGCRNGAKTSMDVTYLPHAVANGAEIRPDCRVHGLERDREGRIVSVIYRHQGIDHRQRCSAVFLSAGAVETPRLLLHLGLANGSGQVGRNYMGHVATQVWGTFEPEMRMNRGYPSSLISEDMIRPGDADFAGGYLMQSLGVAPVTWGNSVARGRGLWGQALTDHLDRYNHMAGIGINGETLPCDANVLRLADETDAFGMPKARIDFGYSSNEDRLNAHATRTMRAIWEAAGATDIWVLERVAHTIGTCRMGRSGDSAVVDPYGRSFEIPNLWISDGSTFPSSLAANPALTIMALALRSAEAFLGHSS; encoded by the coding sequence ATGCGTCGCCACGCAACCACCGATATCGTCGATGTCGTCGTCATCGGGACGGGGGCCGGCGGCGCGCCTGTCCTGGCCCGCCTCGCGGCGGCGGGGCTGAAGCTCGTCGCCCTGGAGGCCGGCCCCAACTTCGACCCCGCGCGCTTCGCCTTCGACGAAACGCTCGCCGACGAGATCTACTGGACCGAGGAGCGGCTCAGTGGTGGTTCCACGCCCGAGGCCTTCGGCGCCAACAACAGCGGCACCGGGGTCGGCGGCTCCACCCTGCATTGGGGCGCCTTCACCCCTCGCGCCGATGCACGCGACATGCGCTTGCATTCGGAGACCGGGAGGGGCGTCGACTGGCCGATCGATCACGACGCGCTGCTGCCGTTCTATGAGCGCGTCGAGGCCTTCATCGGCGTCTCCGGCCCTGCCGAGTATCCGTGGGATCCGAGCCGGCGCTATCCGCTGGCGCCGGTCCCGCGCAATGCACCGGCGCAGATCATGGCGAAGGCCTGCGACCGGCTCGGAATCCGCAACACCGACTCGCCGGCGGCCGTGGTCTCGCGCGACTTTGCGCAAGAGGGCGGCGCCCTGCGCCATGCCTGCATCAATTGCGGCTATTGCCATCAGGGCTGCCGCAATGGCGCCAAGACCAGCATGGACGTCACCTACCTGCCGCATGCCGTCGCCAACGGCGCGGAAATCCGGCCAGATTGCCGGGTGCATGGGCTCGAACGCGATCGCGAGGGCCGGATCGTCTCGGTGATCTACCGGCATCAGGGAATCGACCATCGCCAGCGTTGCTCGGCCGTCTTCCTCAGTGCCGGCGCGGTCGAGACGCCGCGGCTCCTGCTGCATCTCGGGCTCGCCAACGGCAGCGGTCAGGTCGGCCGCAACTACATGGGCCATGTGGCGACCCAGGTCTGGGGGACGTTCGAACCCGAGATGCGGATGAACCGAGGCTACCCCTCGTCGCTCATCAGCGAGGACATGATCCGCCCGGGCGATGCCGATTTCGCCGGCGGCTACCTGATGCAGAGCCTCGGCGTGGCGCCGGTCACCTGGGGCAATTCCGTGGCGCGCGGGCGCGGCCTGTGGGGACAGGCGCTGACCGACCATCTCGATCGCTACAACCACATGGCGGGGATCGGGATCAACGGCGAGACGCTGCCCTGCGACGCCAACGTCCTGAGGCTCGCGGACGAGACCGATGCGTTCGGGATGCCCAAGGCACGGATCGATTTCGGCTATTCCTCCAACGAGGACAGGCTGAACGCGCATGCGACCCGGACCATGAGAGCGATCTGGGAGGCGGCGGGCGCGACGGATATCTGGGTGCTCGAGCGCGTCGCCCACACGATCGGGACCTGCCGGATGGGCAGGAGCGGCGACAGTGCCGTGGTCGATCCCTACGGCCGCAGCTTCGAGATCCCGAACCTCTGGATCAGCGATGGATCGACCTTCCCGAGTTCGCTCGCCGCGAACCCGGCCCTGACGATCATGGCGCTGGCCCTGCGCTCGGCCGAGGCGTTTCTCGGGCATTCTTCCTGA
- a CDS encoding DUF4239 domain-containing protein: protein MATPRNAEPKVHSVMDFVNFLYNAPIWQMACIIGLISVGGTVIALLIVDRIWKKDRRRSHNDIAGFFIAVVGVIYAILISSLAITVMARKDRAENLVFEEVEKVAGLAREVMTLPEANRGAIRAHLSGYLEAVVDHEWPQMRAAQRPTAGSKALHDLWLDAAALPVKDLADMLTVKDFRAHIDDLYDIRRGRSDLAVNGVDRIVWVVVLLGSISMIAFAVLFGVENFAAHLLMSCLLSFSIALAMTMIVAIDWPYYGYDSISADPLIELRAGLSDGSSP from the coding sequence ATGGCGACGCCGCGAAATGCGGAACCGAAGGTCCATAGCGTGATGGATTTCGTGAACTTTCTCTACAATGCGCCGATCTGGCAGATGGCGTGCATCATCGGCCTCATCTCGGTCGGCGGCACGGTCATCGCCCTTCTGATCGTCGACCGCATCTGGAAGAAGGATCGGCGGCGGTCGCACAACGATATCGCCGGTTTCTTCATCGCCGTCGTCGGCGTGATCTACGCGATCCTGATCTCTTCGCTCGCGATCACGGTCATGGCGCGGAAGGACCGGGCCGAGAACCTGGTCTTCGAGGAGGTCGAGAAGGTGGCGGGCCTGGCGCGGGAGGTGATGACGCTGCCCGAGGCGAACCGCGGGGCCATCCGCGCTCACCTTTCAGGATATCTGGAGGCCGTGGTCGATCACGAATGGCCGCAGATGCGTGCCGCGCAGCGTCCAACCGCCGGAAGCAAGGCCCTGCACGACCTGTGGCTCGATGCTGCGGCGCTGCCGGTCAAGGACTTGGCGGACATGCTCACGGTCAAGGATTTCCGTGCGCATATCGATGACTTGTACGACATCCGTCGCGGACGAAGCGATCTCGCCGTCAACGGCGTCGACCGGATCGTGTGGGTCGTCGTGCTCCTCGGCTCGATCTCGATGATCGCCTTCGCCGTGCTGTTCGGCGTCGAGAACTTCGCCGCGCATCTGCTGATGAGTTGCCTCCTGTCGTTTTCCATCGCCTTGGCGATGACGATGATCGTCGCCATCGACTGGCCGTATTATGGCTACGATTCGATCTCGGCGGACCCCTTGATCGAATTGCGGGCGGGGTTGTCGGACGGATCGAGCCCGTAA
- a CDS encoding glucose 1-dehydrogenase: protein MKLQGKRALITGADSGIGRAAAELFAREGADVAITYNTDAEGAKETARLVEAAGRRCLVIQNDVGDPASVEATFAQVAEEFGVLDILVNNAGQAMSGMPVAEMDDGKLEQILRVNLMAPVFCARAFIKVRRAAGGRGKIVIVSSVAQHLPTPESAPYGMSKAGVGSLCRSLSRELAEDRINVNNVAPGLIETPMTSDRFENPEKLAASLERIPWHRAGQPDEIAKAILYLASDDADYVTGHTLVVDGGLTMQWGGA from the coding sequence ATGAAGCTGCAGGGTAAGCGCGCGCTCATCACGGGGGCGGATTCAGGAATAGGCCGGGCGGCGGCGGAGTTGTTCGCGCGCGAAGGCGCGGACGTTGCGATCACCTACAATACCGATGCGGAGGGCGCGAAGGAGACAGCGCGCCTCGTCGAGGCGGCGGGCCGCAGATGCCTCGTGATCCAGAACGACGTCGGCGACCCGGCCTCGGTCGAGGCGACTTTCGCCCAGGTGGCCGAGGAATTTGGCGTCCTCGACATCCTGGTCAACAATGCGGGACAGGCCATGAGTGGCATGCCGGTGGCCGAGATGGATGACGGCAAGCTCGAGCAGATCCTGCGCGTCAACCTGATGGCACCCGTCTTCTGCGCCCGCGCCTTCATCAAGGTCCGCCGGGCCGCGGGCGGGCGCGGCAAGATCGTCATCGTGTCGTCGGTGGCCCAGCACCTGCCGACGCCGGAAAGCGCACCCTACGGCATGTCCAAGGCCGGAGTCGGCTCGCTCTGCCGCAGCCTGTCGCGCGAACTCGCCGAGGACAGGATCAACGTCAACAACGTCGCCCCCGGCCTCATCGAGACCCCGATGACCAGCGACCGGTTCGAGAACCCGGAGAAGCTCGCAGCCTCGCTGGAGCGTATCCCCTGGCACCGCGCCGGCCAGCCCGACGAGATCGCCAAGGCCATCCTCTATCTCGCTTCCGACGATGCCGATTACGTCACGGGCCATACCCTGGTGGTGGATGGCGGCCTGACGATGCAATGGGGCGGCGCATAG
- a CDS encoding alpha-D-glucose phosphate-specific phosphoglucomutase: protein MTPRHVPTSPISDQKPGTSGLRKKVTVFQQPRYVENFVQSIFDTIQDREGSTLVVGGDGRFLNRDVVQTTLKLAAANGFGRVLVGQGGLLSTPAASCVIRKHGAIGGIVLSASHNPGGPDGDFGIKFNTANGGPAPESITAAIHERTKTLTEYRIADVPDLDLDTVGEVRIGDMIVSIIDPVADYAALMRELIDFDAIARLFASGFRMRFDAMSAITGPYAVAILEQALGAPAGTVVNGTPKEDFGGHHPDPNPVHAHDLYALMLSADAPDFGAASDGDGDRNMIVAPGLFVTPSDSLAILAAHAHRAPGYAAGLAGIARSMPTSRAADRVAASLGIPAYETPTGWKFFGTLLDAGLITLCGEESAGTGSNHVREKDGLWAVLLWLNILAATGQSADAIVHEHWAAFGRDYYTRHDYEEIDSESANRLMDGLRAQLDSLPGRRVGDLTVSAADDFRYVDPVDGSVTAQQGIRVTFAEDARVVYRLSGTGTAGATLRVYIERYENDAGRLELAPEFVLAPVIQAARDMADIAGMTGRKEPSVIT from the coding sequence ATGACACCGAGGCACGTGCCGACTTCGCCAATCTCCGACCAGAAGCCGGGCACGTCGGGCCTTCGCAAGAAGGTCACCGTCTTTCAACAGCCCCGCTACGTCGAGAATTTCGTCCAATCCATCTTCGACACGATCCAGGATCGCGAAGGATCGACCCTGGTCGTGGGGGGCGACGGTCGCTTCCTCAATCGGGACGTGGTGCAGACGACCCTGAAACTCGCCGCCGCCAACGGCTTCGGCCGCGTCCTCGTCGGCCAGGGCGGGCTCCTCTCGACGCCGGCGGCCTCCTGCGTCATCCGCAAGCACGGCGCGATCGGCGGCATCGTCCTGTCGGCGAGCCATAATCCAGGCGGCCCGGACGGGGATTTCGGAATCAAGTTCAACACCGCCAATGGCGGCCCAGCGCCCGAATCCATCACCGCCGCGATCCATGAGCGCACCAAGACGCTCACCGAGTATCGCATCGCGGATGTGCCCGATCTCGACCTCGACACGGTCGGCGAGGTACGGATCGGCGACATGATCGTCTCGATCATCGATCCCGTCGCGGATTATGCGGCGCTGATGCGCGAGCTCATCGATTTCGACGCGATCGCGCGCCTCTTCGCCTCGGGCTTCCGGATGCGGTTCGACGCCATGAGCGCGATCACCGGCCCCTATGCGGTCGCGATCCTGGAACAGGCTCTCGGCGCCCCCGCCGGCACGGTGGTGAACGGCACGCCGAAGGAGGATTTCGGCGGTCACCACCCCGATCCCAACCCGGTCCACGCCCACGACCTCTACGCGCTGATGCTCAGCGCGGACGCGCCCGATTTCGGCGCGGCCTCCGATGGAGACGGCGACCGCAACATGATCGTTGCGCCGGGCCTCTTCGTCACCCCGAGCGACAGTCTCGCCATCCTCGCCGCCCATGCCCATCGCGCACCGGGCTATGCGGCGGGTCTCGCGGGGATCGCCCGCTCGATGCCGACGAGCCGCGCCGCCGACCGGGTCGCCGCCTCCCTCGGCATCCCCGCCTACGAAACGCCCACGGGCTGGAAATTCTTCGGCACCCTGCTCGATGCCGGCCTCATCACCCTCTGCGGCGAGGAAAGTGCCGGTACCGGCTCGAACCATGTCCGCGAGAAGGACGGGCTCTGGGCGGTGTTGCTGTGGTTGAATATCCTGGCGGCGACGGGCCAGTCCGCCGATGCCATCGTGCATGAGCACTGGGCCGCGTTCGGGCGCGACTACTACACCCGCCACGATTACGAGGAGATCGATTCCGAGAGCGCGAACCGTTTGATGGACGGGCTTCGCGCCCAGCTCGATAGCCTTCCCGGTCGCCGGGTCGGCGACCTCACCGTCTCAGCGGCCGACGATTTCCGCTACGTCGACCCGGTCGACGGCTCCGTGACAGCGCAACAGGGCATCCGCGTCACCTTCGCCGAGGATGCGCGGGTGGTCTATCGCCTGTCCGGCACCGGCACGGCGGGAGCGACCCTGCGGGTCTATATCGAGCGCTACGAGAACGATGCCGGTCGCTTGGAACTGGCGCCGGAATTCGTCCTCGCGCCGGTCATCCAGGCGGCGCGGGACATGGCCGACATCGCGGGCATGACCGGGCGCAAGGAGCCCAGCGTGATCACCTGA
- a CDS encoding cupin domain-containing protein, which translates to MTIKISTKTAREGADGEVSLAKGEKVAMRMWRHEPPTDDKPSASRPYETVGYVISGRAELVLDGETVTLEPGDSWLVPAGAEHTYKILEELTAIEATAPPAS; encoded by the coding sequence ATGACCATCAAGATTTCGACGAAGACGGCCCGCGAGGGCGCGGATGGCGAGGTCAGTCTCGCCAAGGGCGAGAAGGTCGCCATGCGGATGTGGCGCCATGAGCCGCCGACGGACGACAAGCCGAGCGCCAGCCGACCCTACGAGACGGTGGGCTACGTGATTTCCGGCCGTGCCGAACTGGTCCTCGACGGCGAGACGGTGACGCTGGAGCCCGGCGATTCCTGGCTCGTCCCGGCGGGTGCCGAACACACCTACAAGATCCTCGAAGAACTCACCGCCATTGAGGCGACGGCCCCGCCCGCCTCATAG
- a CDS encoding HWE histidine kinase domain-containing protein, with the protein MPIRPPLQSSTEASTSLPTLRRGSQLHETERRLNAVLNNASVAIFLMDDRQHCVYMNRAAELLTGFSVEEVLARDCPLHDIIHHTYPDGRPFPLEECAIDRAFPENNQERGEEVFVHKDGHFFPVGFTASPIRDDTAKIIGTIIEVRDITEEKAAAERQKLLTNELNHRVKNTLATVQSIAAQTFRTIADQQARAVFDARVTALSNAHNVLTESNWESASLIGVVERAIAPHAVAEVDATRFQITGPDTRLHPKVAVTLAMALHELMTNAAKYGALSVAEGRVAVTWMLAKAEGRERLSLTWMETGGPDVVSPTRRGFGSRLIERQLPLEFDGAAAIDFVRTGIVCRLDIPLTALGWHGQEIVTGRPGA; encoded by the coding sequence GTGCCGATCCGGCCGCCACTTCAGTCCTCCACCGAAGCATCGACGTCCCTGCCGACCCTCCGCCGAGGGTCGCAGCTCCATGAGACGGAGCGCCGCCTGAACGCCGTGCTCAACAATGCTTCGGTCGCGATCTTCCTGATGGATGACCGGCAGCACTGCGTCTACATGAACCGCGCCGCCGAGCTGCTCACCGGCTTCAGCGTCGAGGAAGTGCTGGCGCGCGACTGCCCGCTGCACGACATCATCCACCACACCTATCCCGACGGGCGCCCGTTCCCGCTGGAAGAATGCGCCATCGACCGCGCCTTTCCGGAGAACAACCAGGAGCGCGGCGAGGAGGTGTTCGTCCACAAGGACGGGCATTTCTTCCCCGTCGGATTCACGGCGAGCCCGATCCGCGACGACACGGCCAAGATCATCGGCACGATCATCGAGGTTCGGGACATCACCGAGGAGAAGGCGGCGGCCGAGCGGCAGAAGCTGCTGACCAACGAGTTGAATCACCGGGTGAAGAATACGCTGGCCACCGTCCAGTCCATCGCGGCACAGACCTTCCGCACCATCGCCGATCAGCAGGCCCGCGCCGTGTTCGATGCTCGCGTGACGGCGCTCTCGAACGCACACAACGTGCTGACCGAATCCAATTGGGAAAGCGCCAGCCTCATCGGCGTCGTCGAGCGGGCGATCGCTCCCCACGCGGTCGCGGAGGTCGACGCGACGCGGTTCCAGATCACAGGACCGGATACGCGTCTCCACCCGAAAGTGGCGGTGACGCTGGCGATGGCATTGCACGAACTCATGACCAACGCCGCCAAGTATGGCGCCCTCTCGGTTGCCGAAGGCCGGGTCGCGGTGACGTGGATGCTGGCCAAGGCGGAGGGACGCGAACGCCTGTCTCTCACCTGGATGGAGACGGGGGGCCCGGACGTGGTCTCGCCCACCCGGAGAGGCTTCGGCTCCCGCCTGATCGAGCGTCAGCTGCCGCTGGAATTCGATGGCGCAGCCGCGATCGATTTCGTGCGGACAGGCATCGTCTGCCGGCTCGATATCCCGCTGACCGCATTGGGTTGGCACGGACAGGAGATCGTGACGGGACGCCCCGGCGCATGA
- a CDS encoding alpha/beta hydrolase: MHFLGGSAREWESVAARLDGTVRVVGLDLPGFGDAAGVSGYSVEAMADHVAGLIAAAEPGGRWYLAGHSMGAKVALALARRAEDGAPDLAGLAGLVLLGGSPPSPEPMSDDKRREMVDWISADAETRARKAGEFIDQNTGARLGDRLRTRAIEDVLRAAPAAWTAWLNEGSREDWCSRIGILALPAVVVGGTDDADLGAAAQKALTLPHLSHGRLVALDGAGHLLPLERPEAVAGLITGLVSEQPLPISVPAQVPEPYRALIESDRVNTRLRVALLARSQPDDPAYQPGCLDTVELALLRAVVDRVLPQADTGRIDIAARIEARLATGTGDGWRFAKLPADGEAYRAALRTLDAAAQSVHGMRFLGLDGTDQDGLLKAAAAGEPLCPEMPEDGLDAERMSLWFEDLRSDVVRVYLAHPASLARLDYGGIGAGGDDADRLPGFVRVGIDDPEPWEPVAFGAAGR; encoded by the coding sequence CTGCATTTCCTCGGCGGAAGCGCCAGGGAATGGGAATCCGTCGCTGCCCGTCTGGACGGGACCGTTCGTGTCGTCGGACTCGACTTGCCCGGATTTGGCGACGCGGCCGGCGTGTCCGGCTACTCGGTCGAGGCCATGGCCGACCACGTCGCCGGTCTGATTGCCGCCGCCGAGCCGGGTGGCCGCTGGTATCTCGCCGGCCACAGCATGGGTGCAAAGGTCGCCTTGGCTCTTGCCCGCCGTGCCGAGGACGGGGCGCCTGATCTGGCTGGCCTCGCCGGGCTGGTGCTGCTCGGCGGCTCTCCGCCGAGCCCCGAGCCGATGTCCGACGACAAGCGCCGGGAGATGGTCGACTGGATATCCGCCGACGCCGAGACCCGTGCCCGGAAGGCCGGGGAGTTCATCGACCAGAATACAGGCGCCCGCCTCGGCGATAGGCTTCGCACCCGCGCGATCGAGGATGTGCTGCGTGCGGCACCCGCCGCCTGGACGGCGTGGCTCAACGAAGGCTCCCGCGAGGATTGGTGCAGCCGGATCGGAATCTTGGCGCTTCCGGCCGTGGTCGTCGGCGGGACGGACGATGCCGATCTCGGCGCTGCCGCGCAGAAGGCGCTGACCCTTCCTCATCTCTCCCATGGCCGGCTGGTTGCCCTGGACGGCGCCGGACACCTTCTGCCGCTGGAACGGCCAGAAGCCGTGGCCGGGCTCATCACGGGCCTCGTCTCGGAGCAGCCGCTTCCGATCTCCGTGCCGGCGCAGGTGCCGGAGCCTTATCGCGCGCTGATCGAATCCGACCGGGTGAACACGCGCCTTCGCGTGGCGCTCCTCGCTCGTTCCCAGCCGGACGATCCGGCCTACCAGCCCGGATGTCTCGATACGGTCGAACTCGCTCTGCTTCGCGCCGTCGTCGACAGGGTGCTTCCGCAAGCCGATACCGGCCGGATCGACATCGCGGCCCGGATCGAAGCCCGGCTCGCGACCGGAACCGGAGACGGCTGGCGCTTTGCCAAGCTGCCGGCTGACGGCGAGGCCTATCGTGCCGCTCTACGGACGCTCGATGCCGCTGCGCAATCCGTCCATGGGATGCGCTTCCTTGGCCTCGACGGCACCGATCAGGATGGGCTCCTGAAAGCGGCCGCCGCCGGTGAGCCACTCTGTCCGGAGATGCCGGAAGACGGGCTCGATGCCGAGCGCATGAGCCTGTGGTTCGAGGACCTGCGCAGCGACGTGGTACGGGTCTATCTTGCACACCCCGCCAGCCTCGCCCGGCTCGACTATGGCGGAATCGGTGCGGGCGGCGACGACGCGGATCGCCTGCCCGGCTTCGTGCGGGTCGGGATCGACGACCCGGAACCCTGGGAGCCTGTCGCCTTCGGGGCGGCGGGACGATGA